One window of Novipirellula aureliae genomic DNA carries:
- a CDS encoding NfeD family protein: MRIILPLLFTGALLTLFPAALGLAEQDAVVQDEVKAELRRRAVMIPLQEDINPLSGALLQRKFETAVESGVEVVIFDINSPGGFTYVTFELMDMVLDAKDVETVAFIEKDAISGAALFSLACDRIIMLPDARMGDAGEIVMGADGAFRYTEAKSRSVLAQKVRDTAAATNRPIALAEKMTDKDMVVFKAINKDDGTIRYFSDKEWVAFEEQEKWIKGRPVREAGKEMFFTANGRRATELGMANQTVNSREELADVLNVAEPIPVLERSWVDTLVFVLNSGFVTFLLIAIGLIALVVEFSAPGLGIGGLTSVLCFGLFFWSRFLGGTSGWLEVTLFVIGILFIGAEVFVIPGFGVAGVGGIVLLLGSLVMASRRFALPQGGADFTGLGADVLTVAGAFVAFLIALVLLAHYIGEIPGLGRLTLKPAVTIDGFPTRDVSDEMLVPGWQRVAVGDVGATVSPLRPSGRVEIEDYTIDVVTEGEFVESGTKVKVIGKQGARVIVRAV; the protein is encoded by the coding sequence ATGCGTATCATCCTTCCTCTTCTTTTCACCGGTGCTTTGTTGACTCTGTTTCCTGCCGCCCTGGGGTTGGCAGAACAGGACGCCGTTGTCCAGGACGAGGTCAAAGCCGAGCTGCGGCGTCGAGCGGTGATGATCCCACTGCAGGAAGACATCAACCCTCTGAGCGGTGCGTTATTGCAGCGGAAATTCGAGACGGCCGTTGAATCAGGTGTCGAGGTGGTCATCTTCGATATCAACAGCCCAGGCGGTTTTACCTATGTCACCTTCGAATTGATGGACATGGTGCTCGATGCCAAGGACGTCGAAACCGTGGCGTTTATTGAAAAGGACGCGATCAGCGGGGCGGCTTTGTTCTCATTAGCATGTGACCGCATCATCATGCTGCCCGATGCGCGAATGGGCGATGCGGGCGAGATTGTGATGGGGGCGGACGGAGCGTTTCGGTACACCGAAGCGAAAAGTCGCAGCGTATTAGCACAAAAGGTTCGCGATACGGCTGCCGCAACCAATCGCCCGATCGCATTGGCTGAGAAAATGACCGACAAGGACATGGTTGTCTTCAAAGCGATCAACAAAGATGATGGCACCATTCGTTATTTTAGTGACAAGGAATGGGTCGCGTTTGAGGAGCAAGAGAAGTGGATCAAGGGGAGGCCTGTTCGCGAAGCGGGCAAAGAGATGTTCTTCACGGCCAACGGCCGCCGAGCTACCGAGCTTGGAATGGCCAATCAAACGGTGAATAGCCGCGAGGAGTTAGCTGATGTCTTGAACGTTGCCGAGCCGATTCCTGTCTTGGAACGATCGTGGGTCGATACCTTGGTGTTTGTTCTCAATAGCGGTTTCGTCACTTTCTTGTTGATTGCAATTGGCTTGATCGCGTTAGTTGTCGAATTCAGTGCGCCGGGTTTGGGCATTGGCGGGTTAACCTCGGTACTTTGCTTTGGTCTGTTTTTCTGGAGCCGTTTTCTCGGCGGGACCTCGGGATGGTTGGAGGTGACGTTGTTTGTTATCGGGATTCTATTTATTGGTGCAGAGGTCTTCGTAATACCTGGGTTTGGCGTAGCCGGTGTGGGCGGAATCGTGTTGTTGCTAGGTTCCTTGGTGATGGCGTCTCGGCGATTTGCGTTGCCACAAGGTGGCGCGGATTTTACGGGGCTGGGGGCGGACGTGTTGACGGTCGCAGGAGCATTTGTGGCGTTCTTAATCGCTTTGGTCCTATTGGCGCATTACATCGGCGAAATCCCTGGGTTAGGCCGTCTAACGCTGAAGCCAGCGGTGACTATCGATGGCTTTCCCACTCGCGATGTCTCGGATGAAATGTTGGTTCCCGGATGGCAACGTGTTGCCGTCGGTGACGTCGGAGCCACCGTCTCACCGCTTCGACCGAGCGGACGAGTGGAAATAGAGGATTACACGATCGATGTTGTGACCGAAGGCGAGTTTGTCGAATCAGGCACGAAGGTGAAAGTCATCGGCAAGCAGGGCGCGCGTGTGATTGTTCGGGCAGTGTAA
- a CDS encoding Fur family transcriptional regulator: MNDESLDRVKQAIRDAGLRATPARMATLQLLRESDAPLTHAVVADHLSASGVDKATAFRNLSDLVEAGLLRRTEVGDHVWRFEAVSAKHNSGHPHFLCVDCGTVSCLDDVKLTASSQRASEKVGKVTEILLRGHCNDCL; this comes from the coding sequence ATGAACGACGAATCGCTTGACCGGGTCAAACAGGCGATTCGCGACGCGGGGCTACGAGCTACGCCGGCGCGAATGGCAACCTTGCAATTGCTGCGCGAATCCGATGCCCCGCTGACTCATGCCGTCGTGGCGGATCATTTGAGCGCCAGCGGTGTCGACAAGGCGACCGCGTTTCGCAATCTAAGCGACCTCGTCGAAGCCGGTTTACTGCGGCGAACCGAGGTCGGTGATCACGTTTGGCGATTCGAGGCCGTTTCTGCGAAACACAACAGCGGGCACCCTCATTTTCTGTGCGTTGATTGCGGTACGGTATCGTGCTTGGACGACGTCAAACTGACCGCCAGCAGTCAACGTGCGAGCGAGAAGGTCGGTAAGGTCACGGAAATTTTGCTGCGTGGTCATTGCAACGATTGTCTCTGA
- a CDS encoding MerC domain-containing protein has product MPTTTEPHSISTHGLPTTSEAIAGTTPRWQDGIGIAASIGCAIHCAAMPFVISFLPALGLSFLADESFHRWMAFACFVIALAAFVPGFRQHRRWMPGAIAVAGLSLLTIAAFGIVGDCCAACNLPGTPSVAAAACTDACCESCAAGAMSEQVSSEEFTADIATASVVTPGFLAHLADWITPLGGMLLVSAHLLNHRYGCVCRCCRT; this is encoded by the coding sequence ATGCCGACGACGACAGAACCCCATTCCATCTCCACGCACGGTTTGCCGACCACATCGGAAGCGATCGCTGGGACCACGCCTCGTTGGCAAGACGGGATTGGGATTGCAGCGTCAATCGGATGCGCAATTCACTGCGCAGCGATGCCGTTTGTGATCTCGTTTCTGCCCGCTTTGGGGCTGAGCTTTCTAGCCGACGAGTCCTTCCATCGCTGGATGGCGTTCGCCTGTTTCGTGATCGCATTGGCGGCGTTTGTGCCCGGCTTTCGCCAGCATCGTCGCTGGATGCCCGGCGCGATCGCGGTGGCGGGCTTGTCGCTGCTCACCATTGCCGCCTTCGGTATCGTGGGTGATTGCTGCGCCGCTTGCAACCTACCTGGAACTCCCAGCGTGGCCGCTGCGGCGTGCACCGATGCGTGCTGCGAGTCGTGTGCTGCGGGGGCAATGAGCGAGCAAGTATCATCGGAAGAATTTACTGCTGACATCGCTACGGCTTCCGTTGTCACGCCGGGATTTCTAGCCCACCTAGCGGATTGGATCACACCGCTGGGAGGCATGTTGCTAGTCTCCGCTCACCTACTCAACCACCGCTATGGTTGCGTGTGCCGATGCTGCCGAACCTAG
- a CDS encoding GAF domain-containing protein — MSANQQTVEETKAQIRSLVNEIAALAKSGATADEFYPELLSRIITALAAAGGAIWLLDEDRQLRLQYQINAEPSILTPDSEDATRHTRLIQRVANTGQSLIVPPYSGTTDGEAEGNPTRYLLVLGALKHDEQQDGLIEIFQRPDTAPDTQRGYLRFLQQMCELAADWLRGQRLQKLGDRQTLWQQADSFARASHESLDMLETAHIVANEGRLLIGCDRVSVAIKKGRKCTVKAISGQDTIETRSNIVTSLNKLATRVVAAGEPLWHDGTTEDLPPQIEEALEDYVDQSYGRNIAVLPLREPQRKLGAAEDTGAAGEIDRDNAHRGEVIGALIVEQIESNIPPEIFHARCDLVYEHGTRALANSMAHSNLFLMPVWRALGRATWVLRARTLPKTIAVLALITAVILGLIFIPKDFNLEADGTLTPEIRREVFAPIDGEVIEVLVDHNQPVKKGQELIRLRNRDMEIQVTDVEGQIQTTLAEAIRVDGQLNYKDRLEDAERRALEGEKGELQTKLSVLKAKRDLLLERADQLIVRSPIDGVVTSWDVEKMLRSRPISTGQVLLEVADLSQPLFLKLELPEKREGHLDKYIVQTNKDVLDVSYILATDPDVELEAKLPISEISARAEPNEEHGAVILMEATPDQEELRELVPRPGAKVIAKVHCGRRASGFVFFHEILEWCHKFFF; from the coding sequence ATGTCGGCCAATCAACAAACTGTCGAGGAAACCAAGGCTCAAATCCGCTCGTTGGTTAACGAGATCGCTGCGCTCGCGAAATCGGGTGCGACGGCGGACGAGTTTTATCCCGAGCTTTTATCGCGAATCATCACCGCGTTGGCTGCTGCCGGCGGCGCCATTTGGCTGCTCGATGAAGACCGCCAACTTAGGCTGCAGTACCAAATCAATGCGGAACCGTCGATTTTGACGCCTGACAGCGAGGACGCGACCCGCCACACCCGGCTGATTCAGCGTGTCGCCAACACCGGCCAATCGTTGATTGTGCCTCCTTATTCGGGCACGACCGATGGTGAGGCAGAGGGAAATCCGACTCGATATTTATTGGTGCTCGGCGCCCTCAAACACGATGAGCAGCAAGACGGGCTCATTGAAATATTCCAACGTCCCGATACCGCTCCTGATACCCAACGAGGTTACCTGCGGTTTTTGCAGCAGATGTGCGAACTGGCTGCCGATTGGCTTCGCGGTCAAAGGTTGCAAAAGCTTGGTGACCGGCAAACGCTTTGGCAACAAGCGGACTCCTTTGCACGTGCTTCGCATGAATCGCTCGACATGTTGGAGACCGCGCACATTGTTGCCAACGAAGGCCGTTTATTGATCGGCTGCGACCGAGTCAGCGTGGCGATCAAGAAGGGGCGTAAATGCACGGTCAAAGCGATCAGCGGCCAGGACACGATTGAAACCCGCTCGAACATCGTGACGTCGCTCAACAAATTAGCAACTCGAGTCGTCGCGGCGGGCGAGCCGTTGTGGCACGATGGAACGACCGAGGATTTGCCGCCACAGATCGAAGAAGCACTGGAAGATTACGTCGACCAATCCTACGGACGGAACATCGCCGTTCTACCGCTTCGTGAGCCTCAACGCAAATTGGGTGCAGCCGAAGACACCGGAGCAGCGGGCGAGATCGATCGCGACAATGCTCACCGTGGCGAAGTGATTGGGGCATTGATCGTCGAGCAGATCGAGAGCAACATTCCACCAGAGATCTTTCATGCGCGGTGCGACCTCGTCTACGAGCATGGCACCCGTGCGCTTGCCAATTCGATGGCGCATAGCAATCTATTCTTGATGCCTGTATGGCGAGCACTCGGACGGGCGACTTGGGTGCTTCGAGCACGAACGCTTCCAAAGACGATCGCCGTGTTGGCTCTGATCACCGCCGTCATTCTCGGTTTAATCTTTATACCAAAAGATTTCAATCTGGAAGCTGACGGGACACTGACTCCCGAAATCCGTCGCGAGGTCTTTGCCCCGATCGACGGGGAGGTGATTGAGGTGTTGGTGGACCACAACCAGCCGGTAAAAAAAGGACAGGAGCTGATCCGACTGCGTAACCGCGACATGGAAATTCAAGTGACCGATGTCGAAGGGCAAATCCAAACGACATTGGCAGAAGCGATTCGCGTCGATGGCCAGTTGAACTACAAGGACCGACTTGAGGATGCGGAACGACGGGCACTCGAAGGCGAAAAAGGGGAACTGCAAACCAAATTGTCGGTTCTGAAGGCGAAACGCGACTTGCTGCTCGAGCGAGCGGACCAATTGATCGTCCGTTCGCCAATTGACGGAGTCGTCACGAGCTGGGATGTGGAAAAAATGCTTCGCAGTCGTCCCATTTCAACCGGCCAGGTTTTGCTAGAAGTAGCCGATCTGTCTCAGCCGCTATTCTTGAAACTAGAACTCCCGGAAAAGCGAGAGGGACATCTCGATAAGTACATTGTGCAGACCAACAAAGATGTCTTGGACGTCAGCTATATCTTGGCGACGGATCCCGACGTGGAACTCGAAGCAAAATTACCGATCTCTGAGATTTCGGCACGAGCCGAACCGAACGAAGAACACGGTGCGGTCATCTTAATGGAAGCCACCCCCGATCAGGAAGAGCTGCGTGAACTGGTACCACGTCCAGGAGCCAAAGTGATTGCGAAAGTTCATTGTGGCCGCCGAGCAAGCGGCTTCGTTTTCTTTCATGAAATTCTGGAATGGTGCCACAAGTTCTTTTTCTAG
- a CDS encoding efflux RND transporter periplasmic adaptor subunit — protein MKYLFLLSSFVIVLTTTTQAQQNTPSQANEVRAENCMVKIINNVNVPAEVEGKLMELRFEEGATVAKGDILAIIDDTQAKLGVELKMAEEKEALLNATNEVNLTDAINNEKLASAEAEAYKELRREGAIPFWELEKKRLEATRAKLRIDLAEQQMQIAKVQFKAKETERQMAEYELQKRKVTAPFDGFIETRIAQPGGWVQAGTPIATLVQLDRLRIEGDIDIRRYPEIVRRGTPVTVLIFPEINRTNELNRERAIKVEGKIDFVSSEIDLNSGYRVWVEIPNKQLNGEWQIKRGMRGEIVVRQ, from the coding sequence ATGAAATACCTTTTTCTACTTAGCAGCTTTGTGATCGTGTTAACCACGACCACCCAAGCTCAGCAAAACACGCCCTCTCAAGCGAATGAAGTTCGCGCTGAAAACTGCATGGTAAAAATAATCAACAACGTCAATGTGCCTGCGGAGGTGGAAGGCAAGTTGATGGAACTTCGCTTCGAAGAAGGTGCGACCGTCGCCAAAGGCGATATCTTGGCAATCATTGATGATACGCAGGCCAAGCTTGGCGTCGAGCTCAAAATGGCTGAAGAGAAGGAAGCGTTGCTCAATGCAACCAATGAAGTCAATCTAACCGATGCGATCAACAATGAAAAACTTGCCAGTGCCGAGGCGGAGGCGTACAAGGAACTGCGCCGCGAGGGAGCGATTCCGTTTTGGGAACTGGAAAAGAAACGACTCGAGGCGACGCGAGCGAAGTTGAGAATCGACTTGGCCGAACAACAGATGCAAATTGCCAAAGTGCAATTCAAGGCCAAGGAAACCGAACGCCAGATGGCCGAATACGAACTGCAAAAACGAAAGGTCACCGCTCCATTCGATGGCTTTATCGAAACGCGTATCGCCCAACCGGGCGGTTGGGTGCAAGCAGGAACGCCGATTGCAACACTCGTCCAACTCGACCGACTGCGGATTGAAGGTGACATCGACATCCGCCGCTACCCCGAAATCGTCCGTCGTGGCACTCCTGTCACCGTCTTGATCTTTCCAGAAATCAATCGCACCAATGAACTTAACCGAGAGCGAGCGATCAAAGTCGAAGGGAAAATCGATTTTGTCAGCAGCGAGATCGATCTGAACAGCGGCTACCGAGTCTGGGTCGAAATCCCAAACAAGCAACTCAATGGAGAATGGCAAATCAAACGCGGCATGAGAGGGGAGATTGTCGTTAGGCAGTAG
- a CDS encoding hemolysin D, whose product MASLAESLVSSSSRALTVRKRPDLTASRHRYQGTGYWVVKEPVGLQYFRFHDEEYFIMNMLDGHVSLQQIKDGFEQRFAPQKITFGDLQQFIGMLHRSGLVISNSPGQGKALRERGRKKKNKEMMGKVSNVFALRFRGFDPERILNAILPWFGWIFTVPALLFFVALFCTAGLLLASQYETVYAKLPTFQQFFAADRWMILAGTMAVVKVLHEFGHGLSCKKFGGECHEIGFMLLVFTPCLYCNVSDSWMLPNKWKRVWIGAGGIYVEMILASIAAFVWWFTEQGTTINDLCLNMMFLNAVSTLLVNGNPLLRFDGYYILMDFLEIPNLRQKSTEVLKRWFQETCLGLELQDDPFMPTRGRLWFGLFTICSVIYRWVVVFSICWFVIKVLEPYGLQAIGRMVAVVGFFGLVAQPVIQTWKFCRTPGRLSKVKRGRLLATLVIVGSIIAAVAYIPLPHHIDCAFEIRPSKAGAVYAGSPGQIEWTIEDGEKVSIDDTIAVLKNPDLEIRYADLKGEEAVAEVKLRNMVLRSRSDYALKAQLDTQVELIESIRALKAKTKEELDRLVIRAKQEGFVLPPPKKKPQDAGDGRLPGWTGTPLDPRNRGAMLTPDDLICEVGNPDEFEAVLVIDQGDVQMVREGQTVDLKLDSRRLDTFHGVIEEKSNEPLKATSTSMASQTGGDLQTEIDPRTGAIKPRSVSYQARVPLDPSELPFRPGYRGSAKVHVDPMSLGARLWRVIAQTFNFEF is encoded by the coding sequence ATGGCTAGTCTTGCTGAATCCCTTGTTAGCAGCTCTTCTCGGGCGCTAACGGTGCGCAAACGCCCGGACTTGACGGCGAGTCGACATCGCTATCAAGGAACAGGCTATTGGGTGGTGAAAGAGCCTGTGGGGCTACAGTACTTTCGCTTTCATGACGAAGAGTATTTCATCATGAATATGCTCGACGGACACGTCAGCCTGCAGCAGATCAAGGATGGGTTCGAACAGCGGTTTGCACCACAAAAGATTACATTCGGTGATCTACAACAATTTATCGGAATGCTGCACCGTAGCGGCCTCGTCATCAGCAATTCACCTGGCCAAGGTAAAGCACTGCGTGAACGGGGACGCAAGAAGAAGAACAAGGAGATGATGGGCAAAGTCTCGAACGTCTTTGCGCTGCGTTTCCGTGGTTTCGACCCCGAGAGAATCCTGAATGCGATTTTGCCGTGGTTCGGCTGGATCTTCACCGTCCCTGCACTGCTATTCTTCGTAGCCCTTTTCTGTACCGCTGGTTTGCTACTAGCGAGTCAATACGAGACGGTTTATGCGAAGCTGCCGACGTTCCAGCAATTTTTCGCTGCCGACCGCTGGATGATCTTGGCAGGAACGATGGCGGTAGTGAAAGTGCTGCATGAGTTTGGGCATGGATTGAGTTGTAAAAAATTTGGTGGCGAGTGTCACGAGATTGGCTTCATGCTGTTGGTCTTTACGCCCTGCTTGTACTGCAACGTGTCCGATTCATGGATGCTGCCAAACAAATGGAAACGTGTTTGGATCGGCGCAGGAGGGATCTATGTCGAGATGATCTTGGCATCGATCGCTGCGTTCGTTTGGTGGTTCACCGAACAGGGGACGACGATCAATGACCTGTGTTTGAACATGATGTTTTTAAATGCGGTGAGCACGCTATTAGTCAATGGAAACCCGTTGCTACGATTCGACGGCTATTACATCTTGATGGATTTTTTAGAGATCCCCAACCTGCGGCAAAAGAGTACAGAGGTATTGAAGCGTTGGTTCCAAGAAACGTGCTTGGGATTGGAACTTCAAGACGATCCGTTTATGCCCACACGCGGCAGGTTGTGGTTCGGATTGTTTACGATTTGTAGCGTCATCTATCGCTGGGTCGTTGTATTTTCGATTTGTTGGTTTGTGATTAAAGTGCTTGAACCTTATGGTTTGCAAGCGATTGGCCGCATGGTGGCTGTGGTGGGTTTCTTCGGCTTGGTAGCTCAACCGGTAATCCAAACTTGGAAATTCTGTCGTACTCCTGGGAGGTTATCAAAAGTGAAACGAGGTCGTTTACTGGCAACATTGGTGATCGTGGGTTCGATCATCGCAGCGGTTGCTTACATCCCGCTTCCCCACCACATTGATTGTGCGTTCGAGATTCGCCCGAGCAAAGCGGGTGCCGTATACGCTGGGTCGCCTGGTCAAATCGAATGGACGATTGAAGACGGAGAGAAGGTTAGCATCGATGATACGATTGCCGTTCTGAAGAATCCCGATCTCGAAATCCGCTACGCTGATTTAAAGGGTGAAGAAGCGGTCGCGGAAGTAAAGCTTCGTAATATGGTGCTGCGAAGCCGTAGCGACTACGCCTTAAAAGCGCAGCTCGATACTCAGGTGGAACTTATCGAGTCGATCCGCGCTCTAAAGGCAAAGACCAAAGAAGAACTCGATCGCTTGGTAATCAGGGCGAAACAAGAGGGATTTGTCTTGCCACCACCAAAGAAAAAACCACAAGACGCTGGCGATGGACGATTGCCCGGCTGGACCGGCACGCCACTTGACCCTCGAAACCGGGGAGCGATGTTGACACCCGATGACTTGATTTGCGAAGTAGGCAATCCTGATGAATTTGAAGCCGTTTTAGTGATTGACCAAGGGGATGTCCAAATGGTTCGCGAAGGACAGACGGTCGATTTGAAGTTGGATTCAAGACGACTCGATACCTTTCACGGAGTGATTGAGGAAAAGTCAAATGAACCACTGAAGGCAACCTCGACGTCGATGGCTAGTCAAACAGGCGGAGATTTGCAAACCGAGATTGATCCACGCACGGGAGCGATCAAACCACGTAGTGTCTCCTACCAAGCTCGCGTGCCACTCGACCCAAGCGAACTACCCTTCCGGCCTGGATATCGTGGCAGTGCAAAAGTGCATGTCGATCCAATGTCGTTAGGAGCAAGGCTATGGCGAGTGATTGCCCAAACATTTAACTTTGAGTTTTAA
- a CDS encoding DUF3467 domain-containing protein has product MADDTQTADDQAPEAAATASPAEQAQTPPQQPVQVQVNDDNAMATYANFCRVTGSPEELIVDFGLNPQPIGVPKDPIQVKQRIIVNFFTAKRLLAALQMSVARHESVFGVLETDINKRVRPGLQQQQQPKG; this is encoded by the coding sequence ATGGCAGACGACACACAAACCGCTGACGATCAAGCACCCGAAGCGGCTGCGACGGCATCTCCTGCCGAGCAAGCTCAGACACCACCTCAACAACCGGTCCAAGTTCAGGTAAATGATGACAACGCGATGGCGACTTACGCCAATTTCTGCCGCGTTACTGGATCGCCCGAAGAATTGATCGTGGACTTCGGTTTGAACCCACAACCGATTGGCGTGCCAAAGGATCCCATTCAAGTCAAGCAGCGCATCATTGTAAACTTTTTCACGGCCAAGCGTTTGTTGGCTGCACTGCAAATGTCGGTCGCCCGTCACGAATCGGTCTTCGGCGTTTTGGAAACGGATATCAACAAGCGAGTTCGTCCAGGACTTCAGCAACAACAGCAGCCCAAGGGCTAG
- a CDS encoding Uma2 family endonuclease encodes MHSTVGPAETRTLLENVRWETYVDLADSRRGSVPRMTYFEGMLELMNPSRQHENIGCLIGRMVETYTEVQGIEIQSVASTTFKRQEIKKGFEADESDYVQHAEQIRVKEEVDLKIDPPPDLVIEVEITTSAIPKMVLFAAMGVPEVWRHDGEQLTMHLLSGGKYESIEESSTLPGYTIAMVEAILDKRFEIGETALIRSFRESLSLR; translated from the coding sequence ATGCATTCAACCGTCGGACCTGCCGAAACTCGAACGTTGCTAGAAAACGTTCGCTGGGAAACCTATGTCGATCTTGCGGATTCTCGGCGCGGAAGTGTCCCCCGAATGACCTATTTTGAAGGAATGCTCGAACTGATGAATCCAAGTAGACAACACGAAAATATTGGATGCTTGATCGGTCGAATGGTCGAAACGTATACGGAGGTGCAAGGCATCGAGATTCAAAGTGTCGCTTCGACGACCTTCAAGCGACAAGAGATAAAAAAAGGGTTTGAAGCTGATGAATCGGATTACGTTCAACACGCTGAACAAATTCGTGTCAAAGAAGAAGTGGATTTAAAAATCGACCCGCCACCCGATTTGGTGATCGAAGTGGAGATCACGACTTCGGCAATCCCCAAGATGGTCCTGTTCGCCGCAATGGGAGTGCCCGAGGTATGGCGGCATGATGGTGAGCAGTTGACAATGCATCTCTTATCGGGCGGTAAGTATGAATCGATTGAAGAGAGTTCCACACTTCCTGGCTACACCATTGCGATGGTCGAAGCGATTCTCGACAAGCGATTCGAGATCGGTGAAACAGCACTCATTCGCTCTTTTCGAGAATCTCTGTCGCTTCGATAA